The sequence CGAGAAATCGGGCGTCCTGAACCTGGGCGTCGAGGGGATGATGATCACCGGCGCGGTGGTGGGGTTCATCACCGCGGTCGAGACCGGATCGCCGATGCTGGCCTTTTTGGCCGGTATGGGGGGCGGCATGGCGCTGTCGCTGATCTTTGCCGTCCTGACGCAGGTGCTGCTGTCGAACCAGGTGGCGACGGGGCTTGCCCTCACGCTCTTCGGGCTTGGCCTGTCGGCGCTGCTGGGGGTGGGCTATCCCGGTGCCAGCGTCCCGTCCGTGGCCGATCCGTTCCCCGCCGCGATGGCCGAGATCCCGGTGATCGGCCCGATCCTGTTCGGCCATTCGCTGATCACCTACCTGTCGGTCCTGCTGGTCGCGGGCGTCTGGTATGTGCTGGCCCATACGCGCACCGGCCTGATCCTGCGCGCCACCGGAGAAAGCCACGAGGCCGCTCATGCCCTGGGCTACAAGGTGGTGCGCATCCGCATCCTCGCCATCCTGTTCGGGGGCGCCTGCGCGGGCCTTGGCGGGGCCTTCCTGTCGGTGGTGCGCGTGCAGAACTGGATCGAGGGGATGACGGCGGGCGCGGGCTGGATCGCGCTGGCGCTGGTGGTGTTTGCCAGCTGGAAACCGTGGCGTGTGCTGTTTGGGGCCTACCTGTTCGGCGGCATCGCGGCGCTGCAACTGCGCCTGCAAGCCGCCGAGATCGGTGTGCCCGTCGCGCTGCTGGATGCCTCGCCCTACCTCGTGACGATCCTCGTGCTTGTCCTGATTTCGTCGGACCGCTCGCGCGCGGCACTGAATGCGCCTGCAGCCCTTGGCCGCGTCTTCCACGCCTCGAGCTAGACTTGACCATGCCCCCTGTCCCGTCACCAAGACAAAAGCGAAAGGCTGACCCATAGCGCCCATGCATCGCAGCGACATCATCGAGATCCTCGACGGCACGCATCCGCGTGTCGGTCGGCGCGTGGCGCTGGCGATCTATGCGCTTATCGTGATCTCGGCCGTGATCATCGCGCTGGAAACCCTGCCCGCGCTGTCGCCCGAGTTTCGACAGCTGCTGCGCTGGGGCGAGGCCGCGATCCTGGCGCTGTTTGCGGTGGAATACGTCACGCGGCTGATCTGCTCGCCCCGGCCACAGCATTACGCGGTCAGTTTCTGGGGCATCATCGATTTCATCGCCATCGTGCCGGCGGTGCTGTTCCTGTTTCCCGATCTCATCACGGTCCGCGCGCTGCGGCTTTTGCGCCTTGTGCGCCTGCTCAAGCTGTTCAAGGCGAACCGGGCGCTCGACCGGATCGCGCGCGCCTTCGAACAGACCAAGGCCGAGCTGCTGATCTTCAGCTTCGTCTCGACCGTGATCCTGTATCTCGCCGCCGTCGGCATCTACCATTTCGAGCGCGAGGCACAGCCCGAGTTCTTCGGCTCGATTCCCGCCAGCCTGTGGTGGGCGCTCTCGACGCTGACCACGGTGGGCTACGGCGATGTCTACCCGGTCACCACGGGCGGGCGCATCTTCACCGGCTGTGTTCTGCTGGTGGGCCTCGGCGTCGTGGCCGTGCCCGCCGGCCTGATCACCGTGGCCCTGATCGAACAGACGCACGAGGAACAGGCGGCACGGGCCGCCCGACCCCCGCAAGACGAAACCCCGCAATCCAACACGGAGGATGAACTGACATGAAATCCATGACCAAACTGCTGGCCAGTGCCGCACTGGCCACCGCGACCTTGACGGGCGCGGCCATGGCCCAGGACGATCCGTTCGAGATCGGCTTTGTCTATGTCGGCGCGACGGGCGATTACGGCTGGACCTACGAACACGACCAGGGCCGACAGGCCGTCGAGGAGCATTTCGGCGACGCGGTCGAAACCACCTTTGTCGAGAACGTCCCCGAGGGCGCCGATGCCGAGCGCGTGATCACCCAGATGATCCTGGGCGGCGCCGACATGATCTTCACCACCTCCTTCGGCTTCATGGACGCCACCAACAATGTCGCGGCCCGCTTCCCCGACGTGTATTTCGAGCATGCCACTGGCTATCGCCGTGACACCCCCAACGTCTCGACCTACTCGTCGCGCTTCTACGAAGGCCGCGCCGTGATCGGCCATATCGCGGGTCATCTGACCGAAACGAACACGATCGGCTACATCGCCTCCTACCCGATCCCCGAGGTCATCCGCGGCATCAACTCGGCCTTCCTGCACGCCCGCGAGGTGAACCCCGATGTCGAGATGCGCGTCGTCTGGGTCTACACCTGGTTCGACCCGGCCGCCGAGGCCGACGCCGCCCAGGCCCTGATCGATGCGGGCGTGGACGTGCTGATGCAGCACACCGACTCGACCGCGCCGCAAACCGTCGCGCAAGAGGCCGGCATCCTGTCCTTCGGCCAGGCCTCCGACATGATCCAGTTCGCACCGCGCCCGCGCGTCGCCTCGATCATCGACAACTGGTCGCCCTATTATATCGAGCGCGTCGGTGCCGCGATGGACGGCACCTGGGAAAGCACCGACACCTTTGGCGGCATCGACACCGGGATGGTCGTGATCGGCGAAATGACCGAGGTCATTCCCGAAGACGTCCGCGCCTCGGCCCAGGCCATGATCGACGCGATCGGGGCGGGCGAGTACCACCCCTTCACCGGCCCGATCAATCGCCAGGACGGCACCGCCTGGCTGGCCGAGGGTGAAGTGGCCGATGACGCAACCCTCATCGGCATGGATTTCTATGTCGAGGGTCTGACCGGCGAAATCCCGAACTGACCCCGGCAGCGCGTTCACACAGGCAGAAAGGCCCGCGCCCGTCGCGGGCCTTTTTTGGGTCCGGGCACGCGCCGCCGGCTGTCGCGCAGCCCCGCCCCATCTTTATCCCTCAAATATGCAACGGCGCGACAGCGCCGGCGTCGCAAGGGGCTCGATGCCCCGCGTGGCGCGCCCAGCCCCCCTTGCAACGCCCCACATCCCATGCAACCAGACTGAAATGGATTATGATTTCGTGATCATCGGCGGCGGTATCGCCGGCACCTCGGCCGGCGCGCGCCTGTCCGAACTGGGGCGTGTTCTGGTGCTCGAGGCGGAACCGGCGCTGGCCTATCACGCCTCGGGCCGGTCCGCTGCGCTTTTCGAGGAAAACTACGGCCACCCGGTCACGGTCGCGCTCAACCGCGCCTCGCGCACCGAGCATGAGCAAATCGATGGCGGGCTGCTGTCGCCGCGCGGGTTGATGGTGCTGGCCGGTCCGGGGGACGAGGGCCGTTTCCCCGATGATGTCGCCACGATGGAGCTTGAGGAAATCGATCTCGACGCCGCCTGCGATCTGGTGCCGATCCTGAACCGCGACCATGTACGTCGCGCAGCCTGGCATGACGCGGCGTGGGATATTGACACCGACCGTATGGTGCAGGTCTTTGCCAGACAGATCCGCGCCCATGGCGGCAGCGTCCAAACCAACGCCCGCGTCACCCAGATCGCCCGTCAAAAGAAGCTTTGGCATGTCAGCGTGGGCGATGAAACCCACGCGGGCGCAACGATTGTGAATGCCGCCGGGGCCTGGGCGGATCGGATCGCGACCATGGCAGGGATCGCGCCGATCGGCCTGCGTCCCCTGCGCCGGTCAATGGCGCGCATGCCCGCGCCGGGGGGGCATGACGTTTCGCGCTGGCCGATGCTGATCGGGGTGGGCGAGACATGGTATGCCAAGCCCGACGCGGGGGCCTGGCTGGTCTCGCCGGCCGAAGAGGACCCGGTGACCGAACCCCACGACGCCTGGGCCGACGACATGGTGCTGGCCGAAGGCATTGCGCGCTATCAGCCCTTCGTCACCGAAGAGGTCACGCGCCTGACCGCGAGTTGGGCCGGGTTGCGCAGCTTTGCGCCCGACCGCTGCCTGGTGATCGGCCCCGAGCCGGGACGCCGCGATTTCCTGTGGTTTGCCGGTCAGGGCGGCTACGGGTTTCAGACCGCGCCCGCCGCCAGCCGCCTTCTGGCGGACCTAGTCGCCGGACGCATGCCGGAACTGGGCCCCGAACTCGTCGCCGCACTGTCGCCGGCAAGATTGCGCCCGGTCGGGAATCCCCGCGCTTGAAGCGCGACCCCGAACCGATAGGTTGACCCACGACATCCGACTCAAGGGAGACCCCCCGATGACCATCCGCCTGATCCTTGCCTCGGCCGTTGCCCTGGCCCTGCCCATGGCCGCCAACGCCCAATCCGCGCTGGAGCGTTTCGAGGTGCTAAACGAACAGATCGAAACGCTTATCTTTGAGGCGATGGCTGCTCAGACACCTCAACTTGTGGGCAACTTGCCCGCACCTGAATGGAACCAAGCAATGCGGGTCGCTGGCGAATGCTTCTTGGACGGTGTCCGCGATGAAGTCGGCGATGAAGGCGTCAATACGTTGCTAGACAACATGGAGGCAGCGATGCAAGGAGTTGACGCTACTTCGTTGATGCAAGAAAGCGGTGCTTTTCAGCCGACATTACCTGACGGTTTGTCCGATCAGCAGCTGCAAAATATCGACAGCGAATGTGGTCTCAACCAAGCCTTGATGATGCGTTTTGCGGAGTCCGGTGCGTTTTCTGTCATAATGGAAAGCGGTCAATAAGGCCGACCCATGACCCGCGAGCGATCTGCACCGGGCGAACTGCCCGGTGCCGCAGGCTCGGACGATGCGCGCCTGTCGGCGCCCTCGGCCCTGCGCAACCGCGATGCGATCCTGGACCACCTGACGCGCTTTGCGCCGGCCCGCGGCCGCGCGCTTGAGATCGCCTCGGGGACGGGCGAACACATCGTGCGTTTTGCCGCCGCCACCCCCGGCCTGATATGGCAACCGACCGATCCCGACCCGGCGCGGCGTGCCTCGATCACAGCCTGGGCAGAGGCCGAGGGTGTGGCGAACATGCTGCCACCCCGCGACCTTGACGCCGCGCGTCCCGGTTGGGGGACCGAGATGGGGCCGGTCGAGGTCATCTTCCTGTCCAACCTGCTGCACCTGATCTCGACCCCGGCCGCCGAAGGCGTGCTGACCGGCATCGCCCAGGCGCTGGCCCCCGGCGGCGTCGCGCTGATCTATGGCCCGTTTCTGCGCGACGGCACGGCCACCAGCGACGGCGATGCGGCCTTTGACGCGCGGTTGCGCGCCCAGGACCCGGCGATCGGCTACAAGGACGTGATCTGGGTGCTGTCCTTTCTGGTGGATCGCGGGCTGCGCGTGGTCGACACCGTGCGCATGCCCGCCAACAACCTGCTGCTGGCGGTCGAGCGTGTTTGACACCGGTCAAAGTTGACGGGGCAAAGGGCTGTTAAAGGCCGGCCATCCTTATCCTTTTCGTGATGGAGTCCCCCGAAATGACATGGACCGACAAGGCCAA comes from Roseibacterium elongatum DSM 19469 and encodes:
- a CDS encoding NAD(P)/FAD-dependent oxidoreductase; translation: MDYDFVIIGGGIAGTSAGARLSELGRVLVLEAEPALAYHASGRSAALFEENYGHPVTVALNRASRTEHEQIDGGLLSPRGLMVLAGPGDEGRFPDDVATMELEEIDLDAACDLVPILNRDHVRRAAWHDAAWDIDTDRMVQVFARQIRAHGGSVQTNARVTQIARQKKLWHVSVGDETHAGATIVNAAGAWADRIATMAGIAPIGLRPLRRSMARMPAPGGHDVSRWPMLIGVGETWYAKPDAGAWLVSPAEEDPVTEPHDAWADDMVLAEGIARYQPFVTEEVTRLTASWAGLRSFAPDRCLVIGPEPGRRDFLWFAGQGGYGFQTAPAASRLLADLVAGRMPELGPELVAALSPARLRPVGNPRA
- a CDS encoding DUF938 domain-containing protein codes for the protein MTRERSAPGELPGAAGSDDARLSAPSALRNRDAILDHLTRFAPARGRALEIASGTGEHIVRFAAATPGLIWQPTDPDPARRASITAWAEAEGVANMLPPRDLDAARPGWGTEMGPVEVIFLSNLLHLISTPAAEGVLTGIAQALAPGGVALIYGPFLRDGTATSDGDAAFDARLRAQDPAIGYKDVIWVLSFLVDRGLRVVDTVRMPANNLLLAVERV
- a CDS encoding ion transporter, giving the protein MHRSDIIEILDGTHPRVGRRVALAIYALIVISAVIIALETLPALSPEFRQLLRWGEAAILALFAVEYVTRLICSPRPQHYAVSFWGIIDFIAIVPAVLFLFPDLITVRALRLLRLVRLLKLFKANRALDRIARAFEQTKAELLIFSFVSTVILYLAAVGIYHFEREAQPEFFGSIPASLWWALSTLTTVGYGDVYPVTTGGRIFTGCVLLVGLGVVAVPAGLITVALIEQTHEEQAARAARPPQDETPQSNTEDELT
- a CDS encoding ABC transporter permease; the protein is MSIDLVALIVALITVSTPVLLAAIGELVVEKSGVLNLGVEGMMITGAVVGFITAVETGSPMLAFLAGMGGGMALSLIFAVLTQVLLSNQVATGLALTLFGLGLSALLGVGYPGASVPSVADPFPAAMAEIPVIGPILFGHSLITYLSVLLVAGVWYVLAHTRTGLILRATGESHEAAHALGYKVVRIRILAILFGGACAGLGGAFLSVVRVQNWIEGMTAGAGWIALALVVFASWKPWRVLFGAYLFGGIAALQLRLQAAEIGVPVALLDASPYLVTILVLVLISSDRSRAALNAPAALGRVFHASS
- a CDS encoding BMP family ABC transporter substrate-binding protein translates to MKSMTKLLASAALATATLTGAAMAQDDPFEIGFVYVGATGDYGWTYEHDQGRQAVEEHFGDAVETTFVENVPEGADAERVITQMILGGADMIFTTSFGFMDATNNVAARFPDVYFEHATGYRRDTPNVSTYSSRFYEGRAVIGHIAGHLTETNTIGYIASYPIPEVIRGINSAFLHAREVNPDVEMRVVWVYTWFDPAAEADAAQALIDAGVDVLMQHTDSTAPQTVAQEAGILSFGQASDMIQFAPRPRVASIIDNWSPYYIERVGAAMDGTWESTDTFGGIDTGMVVIGEMTEVIPEDVRASAQAMIDAIGAGEYHPFTGPINRQDGTAWLAEGEVADDATLIGMDFYVEGLTGEIPN